The nucleotide sequence CGGGAGTTCCTCACGTAGTTGGTCTGGTAGATTTTGGCAGCCTCGGAAGCGGGAAGCATGGTTGTAGGAGCCCCAGGCACCATCATTCAGTCTCTAAAGGTTTTTATATTTACGAACTGTTCACACACAGAGCTTGAATCAAGCACAAAGCACATCCCGGCCGCATCAATGTGACATGATCTCCCCGACTAAACTGCTCCCCTCTGGGCGAGTGTTCAGCCTACTAAAGCCTTGCACTGTGCTTGGGTCCGCCACAGTTTTCCTTGCCTTTATTGAATGGTAGGCTGGGTATCCGAGAGATATTACGAATAATACCGAGGAGGAATCTTCTGAATGAATGATCACTGAGATAACAGCATGTAATAATCACTGGGTGTTAATTCGAAACGGCCATGCATTTCGCAGATACGCTACAGCCATAGTAGGCTAAACAAACACCCTACGGTCAGAACTGCATTCGATTGAGGGCGCAGAGATGAATAATCCATGAAAAATGCTAAAGTCCACGGAGAGCGGCTGAGATCCCCCTTCACAGACGCGGCTACAACCTCATCTTCCACCGAATACCAATTTTCTCGAGGTGGAGGAGGTGCGTTTAACTGAGATGATGAAGTCGTGAGTGTTGACAATCTGCTCTACTATGCATCATGTGCTCTGCGTCCATATTTGACCAAAGAACACCTGTATTCCAGGCAGGCGCAGTCTGACTGTCACAACCGATAGACCTATCAAAGCCCCTCTTATAAAGCACCATGCGCAATACAGCCTATCTCCTAATCCCACTCTCGCATGCCCCAGAACAATGATGGAATGGGAGGCATCTGAAATAAATTCGTTAAATCTAAAAAGCAACAAAATCTAAAAAGATTGGCTCTGACTCGTGAGGCAGAATATTGaagtctcagctctctctctctctcggtgttgATCTGTGTCCACTGAAATAGGAATGCTTCTGTCGCAAAACAAGACGCGCTGGTATTTAGCATACAGTTAACATCAACAACAAGGGCAGGCTATACAACTAAACCCTGCGACATGGCATTTTATCACAAAGTCATGATAAAGGCTAATTGGCTCAACTTAATCATGATTCCAATGGCTAGGTAATCACTATAAATGCATCACCTGTTTGATAGCCTACTCCAAGTCTCCAACTTTGTGTGCTATGCAGTTGGCAACAGTATGCACAGTGCTCAGTGGTACGGTTGACGTGATGCTCTTCTTGTTGATCACTTGATGATTCTGAAGTGGCTTTGACTGCTCTGCCAGTACCTTCTCTCAGTACAGTCTATTCTTATTCAGGATTATCCTTCTCAAAGCTGCATGTGGCACGGTagaggtagcctataggcctaacAAGGAAAACAAACAACATGTACACATGAATGAAAGCATTTTATGTTCATTATTTAGGAGAAGGCTTGTGGTTACAATTATTTTGAAATTGAGAAAAACTCTATATTTACAGTAGCATACCTATGAGTTTACGAGTGGTGTAAGACACATTGAATCattctcaatgtgaaaaaaaaacaaaaaatagaaattacaaacttcatAGCTGTAAAAGAAGACAAGGAGCCCATCCACACAGACTCTGAGCAAAGTGTGTGTTCAGGTTTCCTAGATGGGTGACCCGTTGAAAATCATGAAAACTATGGAACCTTGCGCTAGAATGATGTCTGTCATCCTGTCAATTATAATTCAGCAATCTAACTTTTGGTGTTAAAATTAAGTTATTgtcagttaaaaaatatatataataaccaTGTAAACATGTATTTCTCGAAAATCAGATGTATAGTACTGTCCCAATTCCTTATTATCTAATGGTGTTTGAATAGTGGCACTGGGACCTTTTTCAGCTACAAAAATGCACAAAATAAAACTTTAATAAATTTAAATGTAATTTCCTTCATCCGATAATCTAAAACATATTGCAatatgttgttgtagttgttcaTAACAACTCAAAATAAACGATAGAGGCTATATATCACATAAACAGCATAGGATGATGGTGGAAGGAACTGGAGGAAAATAACAACGGTAGGGTCAAAGGATCATGacatgaaagaaagagagaatagaaaaatttatgatttaaaaaaatgaatgtatGAAAAGAACAGAACAGGATCAATTCAAAGGTGTGCAGACTCATTTTAGTTCGATTTTTACAAAGAGCTTGGAATCTCCCCAAATCAATATTCATAGGGCATGGGGTGAGTCTAGTATAAGGTTACTGTCACAAAATGGTGAAAACGGAGCgtgttttatacagtatataggcctAAGCCTTTACAAAGCCGTATAAATGATTTCACAACAAGTGCCAGGTGAAGTGGGACATTAATGCATTTCTAATGACAAAATGTTGTCCCACTTCATCTACTAACTAGCCTGTAGTGTCCCACTGTAAACGCTATGGCCCCATAGCCAGGAGTAGCCTACCAGCTTTTCCCATCAGGCCGCCGATACAGATCTGTATAGGGATCTACCTGTAATTTACCAACATCAACATCTTCGGTCATTTGGGTACTTAACAGGTAATCTATGGCAGTCTATGGTAACTGGTAATTTAGGACTATACTTGAATaactatttaaaaaatgtattcatatGTAGTATTCCATTTTTATTAGCTTGTCCATATTGTGGGGTTTCTAGTGGAAAGACCATATGTTCAATGAAATATAGCCTAATTAGGCTAATGAAAAAAGcatcaacaatggcattattttctATTAACTCTTCCAAgtgttgactttttccacatctgCCACCAGTTTGGCGCCAAAACATTTACAACAAAGCAATCAAATAATTGTGTAAAAACATATAAAGGATATTTCATGCTAAAACCCTCAtgttaaacaccaatggtattcagtAAACTGGTGGTTTATTTAAGTGctaatgcccgagaagccggtgtttgaacATTTTTGCAATGAAACGAAATGTCCTCATTTAAATCAATCGCTTTCATACATCCAAAACTTCGCAAATAGGGGTGATGGCATTTGGTGATAGTGGCATTGCTTTGCTAATAGACAACTACAACTCCCAGAGTCAATTGCTTTAACCTGGCGGTGATTGGCTTGTAAAAGAGACAGGAAATTGTGAGGTGAAATTTGGAGACGCGGGAAACTCTTGACAAGTTTACAGGGATATTGGATATGGGTAATTTCACTGCATGAACTCCAACCAGGTAACATTATTCAGTATGCTTGCAGTAACAAAATATTAACTTTCAACAACTAAACATTACCCTTGAATTTCCACGAGAGCTACACTGTTGTGGTCAGTTGAGTTAGCTAGCACTGCTGCAGAGGAAGGAAGGCAGACAATTTGCACAATGCACCGCTAACGTTAGTTTGTCAAGAGTCACCTTGTTCTGtaactgtctctttatctctattACAGGCCAAACTACTTTAAGTCACACACTTTACGGTTCGGTGTGTGTCTAAAAGTAGCCTAAACAATGGCAGCACTACGTCAGCACCTAGGGTATGAAGATGAAAAGTTGCAGCGCGTGATGGAGAGGTTGCCTTGCAGAGATGTCCAGGCGAGCATGCTGCTGGCGTTGATGGGAGAGGTCTGTGTCTGATTTGAAACATTGTAGCATAATGTTCCTTACGGTAaacagttaaataaaaataaaactacCACAGAGGGATGCTACGTTagttagctggctatgactatctaACACGGGAACtattccaagtcaaggtaagctttagGTTTTActcatttattgccaccgggggcGTCAGTTTAACTGCGAAACTACTTACATtatactgcatgattgtagcgggtttactaacttgttagttctattagctatgttgactgtgatgttactttagctaatatggtgaaacagatgtaggctgtgtgtagcggatATGACATGGTTTGACTTTTTCTGCCTGGTCTCAGACAGCTGTTGTGTtttgcattgaagtccacaagcaaaagGAAAATGTGAGAGGAGGAATACAACGtagctgctatgaaagtgaactatgtttacgtgatcaggggtgtattcattctgatgattctgttgaaaaacgtttcttaaacagaTGGAAATGGAAGAAACCGGGATAAACGCAtgcatttgtccaatagaaactcttgtttggactaatgattacaccctagttCAAAGAGCTAGATGCAATATTGattgtgtcactgtctgtcacaaaTTTTTCTCTTGAACTGTGTGCATCTACATTGTAAACTTTAATTCATAGACTagattgtagcaacctcatgatgggtaatGGGAATttttagtatcatgtagtagccgaAACCTAccaatgttacattgaactgggtaaatggaatatgaatgacaaacatccaaaatgctgtaatagaaataagaccATGCTCATAAATCGTCCTCCTTAATCTTAAACACCACCCATCGCCGCtattaaataatacatttaaaatgttttCTTGCCCAAATATGTGAATCATTGTATTGACACTTTAATACATTTTGTGCCTACAGCCAGAGCAATGCAGCTACCCTTCCATTTTCATTTATGGTCATCGTGCCACAGGAAAAAGCCATGTGATTCACACCTTGCTGAAGGAACTGGAGCTTCCCTATGCCACAGTGAGCTGTGTGGAATGTGTCTCTGTAGGACTGCTGTTTGAGCaggttctcctctccctctttggCTCCGACTCTGCCTCCCTACTGTCCCGCAGTCCCTCCCTGTCAGACTTCGTACGAGTCTACAAACAACTGTGTGTCCAGGCCTCAGCCAAGCAGACACGATACATTGTGAGTAAAAATCATCCTCACCTGTGATATTCCTGTGATAATCCACTTCTTTTAAAAATTGCATCCTCAGTTACAATGCAGATTCTCTTTCCGATGAAGTATAACGTGAATTGTTATAAAGCATAATTTGTGGTTTATAATGTATGATGAAACAGTTACAGTGACCTCTGCTGTGTGTATCTGGGTAGGTGCTGGACCGGGCTGAGCTCCTTAGAGATATGGAAGCCAATCTCCTCCCTGCCTTCTTGCGCCTTCAGGAACTGGTAAGAGTCATGTCACCTGTTGAGCATTCTACTTCATTAAGTTGCAGACAGACTGAGTGATGGATGGTGAACTAGTGCAGAAGGGTCCCTTTTTGATTGATAACCTTGAGTTGAATGTTTCAAGGAGGCACTCAAATAAGTGCATTGAAAGGCAGTGATGAGGAAGAATGATAATCATTCTTTGTATATTAATTCTGAACTTCAGAAGTGCAGGTAGACGACCAGAATGTTAGGTTTTTGTTTAGTTTTTAAAGCTGAATGCCGCCTGTTTTTATCTTGGTAGAAGTGTTTTTAACAGCTGTGTTGAGTGGCGTGTAGCGAGTGCAGTTACGGTGACAGATGCACCTTTTGAGGTGATAATCAGAAGCAGTATTGTAATGTGAAGTGTTGGGAGAATGTACTTGGAcagctgtcttcataactgtCCTCCCTCTTTAGTTTACTCCGGTTTGAAGGAGGGAAACACATCCCCTTGCATTGATGTTGTAAAGGTGTTGTTGGCTACCAACATAGTTTTATTCTTTGTGAATCCACAATGCAATGCCATGATCTGATTTTGTACCTCTACGTAACTGACACACGGTTTCTTTGGCAGGTCGATGACAATGTGATGGTGATCCTGCTCAGTGAGATAGTGTGGGATAAGTTCCGACCCAACACTGGATGCTTTGAACCACTGCTGCTCCACTTCCCTGACTACAGTAAAGGTACAGCTGTCAACAGATAAGCATCTATGGCCTTTAGCATTGAATTAGGTACAGATGGATTAGTGGCAGtgggggctgctgaggggaggacggctcatcataatggctggaacggtgcaaatggaatggcatcaaacacctagaaaccatgtgtttgatgtatttgataccattccacctattccgctccagtcattaccacaagacTGTTCTCCCCAATTAGTGTCACCAACCTCCTCTTTGTACCTGTGGTTTTGCACCAACACGTGAGAAGTGACTGACGGAACACGGCAAACAAAGGCATCCGGTCGAGAAAATTAACACTTAGGATTTAATCAATGTTTGTACATAAAATGACTACAATCATGTATGAGGGAATCTTTGGTGGTGACTTCATTGAGGCAGgcattgactgtgtgtgtgttgttcctgTGCAGGGGAGCTGCAGCAGATCCTGTCTGAGGACAGCCACCCGTCCTACTCCCCAGAGCTCTACTCAGCCTTCATCAACATTCTACTGGGAGTCTTCTACTCCGTCTGCAGGGACCTCCGAGAGCTCAGACACCTGGTCAGTTACACACTACATAAGTAGTCAGGCACACACATAGTAACACTGAActctcacacacatgctcacacattcagaccacagtcagtaaggacacagacacactcaaaGTAACTCTCAACTAGCTGTTAACACGCTCCGTCATAATACGCTCTGACACCCCAGACAAAGAACTAGCCCTTGCACCTATCTCTAGATGTGTCTTGATGCCACCTTGTAAGTCTGAAAAAATGTATGGCTTGCACACTTATCCCAGTCCTTTAAGATGTATTCTGGGGGCTTAAAGAAGTGCCAATAGGTTGGTGCAAGGGGTTCATTTCAGATTAGGCAACCGTTTGCTCTGTTGTACGGACACACTCTCCATGCTACCCTTTGAGGATTCAGTATGAGTTTGTTTCCAGGCTATCCATCACTATTTTATTTAGTCCACTTGAGTTACTACTTCTAAGGATTGGTTTTCTTTGATATGCAGAATTGTAATAATGATCCAACCTTGGCTGACATGTTGTTTACAACATGTACAGACATCATAGTCTGTACTTGTTGTCCTTTCATATTTTTTATTCTCTTTTCAAACAGGCTGCCCTCAATTTCTCTAAATTCATTGAACCTTTGGAGCAAGGCAAAGGTAATATATTCATATTTCTAGAACAGTAACCACATCAATATTTCAATGACTTTGCTGTCTTCCCTTAGTGTCTCTCTGTACTTTAATTTGATGATGGATTCCTTTCATGTCATCCTCTCTCTAGCTTGTCTCTCAGATTATCAATGTTTAAATTCCAACCTTTATTTTCTCTGCCCTCAGTGAAAGAGAGTGACACTCACAAGCTGTGGAGGAACATCGAGCCTCACCTGAAGAAGGCCATGCAGACGGTGTACCTGCGAGAGGTGTCCAGGTCTGTCTGTGTACATCTGCCTCAGCCAAAGATGTTCGAGTCCCATTGATTTAGCTTTTATTACACAACAGCTGCTCAGTGCTGCTGGCTCTGTAATAGTGGTGTCTCCCCTGACTTCGTCATGTCTCTCTTCTGCTCAGTGTGCAGTGGGAGCAACAGCTgcagatggaggagaaggaggcagGAGCTGTGAGAGGTAGGCAAGGAGAAGTgtggacacacagatacacacagatatgCATGCACTGAGAACAAGACCGGTGGAAATAACCTAGTTAGAATCTAGTGACCAGGACCAgttcacacactcccagaccaGCTATCTCTTCCTTTGTGTTGCTGCTTGTCCCCAGCCTGAGAGGGAGTTCAGGGGAGTGGACCCTCTAAACTACCCCTATGTTTATCCCTGAATGGAGGGCCCACTCCAGACTCATTGGTACTAGATACCCAGACAGTGGAAACAACAGCAGATGTTTCTCTCATCTCACCTCCTATCCACAAGCCATCTGTAGATGATGCTGTTGTACATGTTTCCCAGGTAAAGACATTGAGAGCTTCCTCTGCCATTCTCAGGTCTGTCTGCTCATGCCCATGTGGAGTTGCCTTACTACTCAAAGTTCCTGCTGATAGCTGCATACCTGGCCTCCTACAACCCTGCTCGCACTGACAAACGCTTCTTCCTCAAGGTACCTGTTCTCTCCTCAGCACCTGAACCTCCTTCACCTCACCATCTCAAAAGCTAGACACGTTGGAATAGGAGTCCATTGTTAAACATCAATGCCACCTGCTATTCACCAACTCTGTTTGCCTGCTTCTTTGCAGGGGggtgtagatcagctttaatattgtagATGGATTGCAGTTTCTATAAATGTAATTGTTTGCATAATTTCCCCCCATCCTTGTGTGTTTTAGTTATTGGTGATTATATGATTCTCTCTTGCCCAACAGCACCATGGCAAAATAAAAAAGACCAACTTTTTGAAGAAACATGAAAAggtgatttgtaagtcgctctggataagagcgtctgctaaatgacttaaatgtaaatgtgattatCTTTAGCTAAAGCTGTTGTACTATTCTTTAGGTTTCGTCAATGATATGTTCTACCTAGTGAATTCACCTCTCTCCCATTCAGACCAGTAATCACCTGCTGGGGCCCAAGCCGTTCCCTCTGGACCGTCTCCTGGCCATTTTCTACAGTGTGGTGGACAGCAGAGTGGCCCCCACCGCCAGTGTTTTCTGTCAGGTCAGCTGAGACACTCAGACTTTCTGCAGTGTCATCCAAGggataattaaaaaatatatacagtggggcaaaaaagtatttagtcagccaccaattgtgcaagttctcccacttaaaaaggagagaggcctgtaattttcatcataggtacacttcaactatgacagacaaaatatgagagaaaatccagaaaatcacattgtaagatttttaatgaatttatttgcaagttatggtagaaaataagtatttggtcaatactttgttatataccctttgttggcaatgacagaggtcaaatgttttctgtaagtcttcacaaactgttgctggtattttggcccattcctccatgcagatctctagagcagtgatgttttggggctgttgctgggcagcaTGGaccttcaactccctccaaagattttctatggggttgagatctggagactggctaggccactccaggaccttgaaatgcttcttacgaagccactccttcgttgcccgggcggtgtgtttgggatcattgtcatgctgaaagacccagccatgtttcatcttcaatgcccttgctgatggaaggaggttttcactcaaaatctcacgatacatggccccattcattctttcctttacatggatcagtagtcctggtccctttgcagaaaaactgccccaaagcatgatgtttccacccccatgcttcacagtagatatggtgtttggatgcaactcagcattctttgtcctccaaacatgatgagttgagtttttaccaaaaagttatattttggtttcatctgaccatatgacattctcccaatcttcttctggatcatccaaatgctctctagcaaacttcacatgggcctggacatgtactggcttaagcagggggacacgtctggcactgtaggatttgagtcccttgctgtgtagtgtgttactgatggtaggctttgttactttggtcccagctctctgcagttcATTCattaggtccccccatgtggttctgggatttttgctcaccgttcttgtgatcattttgaccccacggggtgagatcttgcgtggagccccagatcgagggagattatcagtggtcttgtatgtcttccatttcctaataattgctcccacagttgatttcttcaaatcaagctgcttacctattgcagattcagtctccccagcctggtgcaggtctacaattttgtttctggtgtcctttgacagctctttggtcttggccatagtggagtttggagtgtgactgtttgaggttgtgaacaggtgtcttttatactgataagttcaaacaggtgccattaatacaggtaacaagtggaggacagaggagcctcttaaaaaagaagttacaggtctgtgagagccagaaatcttgcttgtttgtaggtgacaaaatacttactttccaccataatttgcaaataaattcattaaaaatcctataatgtgattttctgtatatttttttttcattttgtctgtcatagttgaagtgtacctatgatgacaattacaggcctcatctttttaagtgggagaacttgcacaattggtggctgactaaatacttttttgccccactgtatttaacctttattttgacagggagtcatgctgagatCAAGGACTCTTACAAATGAGCCCCGTATCAaacatacacatcaatatacactatagacatgaatattaATGAAAAGTAAAATGCActcatatatactgaacaaaaatataaatgcaacattcaaCGATTTTTGCGGAGtttcagttcatataaggaaatcaatcaattgaaatataTTCATTAGGCCCTTATCTATGGATCTCACATGACTAGGAAGGGGAGCGGCCATGGGAGGACATAGGCCCACCCTCTTGGGAGCCGGGCCCAACCACTGGTGACCCAGGCctggccaatcagaatgagttttcccccaaaaagggctttattacatatAGAAATAATCCCCAGTACCCCccatgatcctgcaggtgaagaagctggatgtggaggtcctgggcaggAAAGatttatggaacatttctaggatcttttgtttcagctcatgaaaccaacacttgacatgttgagtcttatatttttgttcagtataaaacaaACTCATTCTTCAGTGgaaaaggtcctcaatcagctctGACTCTGAACTGGGATTATGGAAAATGATGTAGCAATGTTATTTAGTGGAACTCCTGGAATAGTCATGTGATGGTAGTATTAGTGTATGATTGGATGGTTCTTATTCTAATTCACCAGCTGGCCCCATGGCTAGATTATTTCAACCCCTGAACTGCTCTTAAATTGATGTGTGGTATGGGCTTAATGTGAAGTGACTTTAAAATGATTTGATCTCCAGTCTGAATTCTCTATTTGTGTAAAGCCAAATGAAATATGGTTGATgacaaatcccccccccccctccagatcTCCTCCCTGGTGACCCTTCAGCTGTTGAATCAGTTGGGCCACGATGACCAGCTGGATGCGCCCAAGTACAAATGTGCCGTCTCTCTGGACTTCATCCTCGCCATCTCCAGGTGTGTATGTTACTGTTGTCTTTagtgcagggctctccaaccctgttcctagggacataccctcctgtaggtgttcgctccaaccccagttgtaactgacCTCTTTCGGTTCataaaccagctaattattagaaccTGGTGTGCTAGATTGGGGTTGGAaggaacctacaggagggtggctctccaggaacagggttggagggaacctacaggagggtggctctccaggaacaaggttggagggaacctacaggagggtggctctccaggaacaaggttggagggaacctacaggagggtggctctccaggaacagggttggagggaacctacaggagggtggctctccaggaacagggttggagggaacctacaggagggtggctctccaggaacagggttggagggaacctacaggagggtggctctccaggaacagggttggagggaacctacaggagggtggctctccaggaacagggttggagggaacCTACAGGGgggtggctctccaggaacagggttggagggaacCTACAGGGGGGTGGCTCTCCAGGAACGGGGTCGGAgggaacctacaggagggtggctCTCCAGGAACGGGGTCGGAGAGCCCTGCTTTAGTGTATTCACCACAAATCTGTTTTACTGCTAGACATTTCTATTTTTAGAATATCAGATACTGAGTTTTGTGACCCACTGCTCTTAATTTCCAGGACTGTGAGCTTTGACATTGTAAAGTACCTGTATGACTTCCTCTAGCCGTGGTGGTTTAATGGAGAGGAATTCAGCTGGACTCTGATGGAATGGAATGTACTGGTGGACATTGGACAAACA is from Oncorhynchus gorbuscha isolate QuinsamMale2020 ecotype Even-year linkage group LG14, OgorEven_v1.0, whole genome shotgun sequence and encodes:
- the LOC123994446 gene encoding origin recognition complex subunit 5-like isoform X1, coding for MAALRQHLGYEDEKLQRVMERLPCRDVQASMLLALMGEPEQCSYPSIFIYGHRATGKSHVIHTLLKELELPYATVSCVECVSVGLLFEQVLLSLFGSDSASLLSRSPSLSDFVRVYKQLCVQASAKQTRYIVLDRAELLRDMEANLLPAFLRLQELVDDNVMVILLSEIVWDKFRPNTGCFEPLLLHFPDYSKGELQQILSEDSHPSYSPELYSAFINILLGVFYSVCRDLRELRHLAALNFSKFIEPLEQGKVKESDTHKLWRNIEPHLKKAMQTVYLREVSSVQWEQQLQMEEKEAGAVRGLSAHAHVELPYYSKFLLIAAYLASYNPARTDKRFFLKHHGKIKKTNFLKKHEKTSNHLLGPKPFPLDRLLAIFYSVVDSRVAPTASVFCQISSLVTLQLLNQLGHDDQLDAPKYKCAVSLDFILAISRTVSFDIVKYLYDFL
- the LOC123994446 gene encoding origin recognition complex subunit 5-like isoform X2; amino-acid sequence: MAALRQHLGYEDEKLQRVMERLPCRDVQASMLLALMGEPEQCSYPSIFIYGHRATGKSHVIHTLLKELELPYATVSCVECVSVGLLFEQVLLSLFGSDSASLLSRSPSLSDFVRVYKQLCVQASAKQTRYIVLDRAELLRDMEANLLPAFLRLQELVDDNVMVILLSEIVWDKFRPNTGCFEPLLLHFPDYSKGELQQILSEDSHPSYSPELYSAFINILLGVFYSVCRDLRELRHLAALNFSKFIEPLEQGKVKESDTHKLWRNIEPHLKKAMQTVYLREVSSVQWEQQLQMEEKEAGAVRGLSAHAHVELPYYSKFLLIAAYLASYNPARTDKRFFLKHHGKIKKTNFLKKHEKTSNHLLGPKPFPLDRLLAIFYSVVDSRVAPTASVFCQISSLVTLQLLNQLGHDDQLDAPKYKCAVSLDFILAISSRGGLMERNSAGL